A genomic stretch from Desulfolutivibrio sulfodismutans DSM 3696 includes:
- a CDS encoding YkgJ family cysteine cluster protein: MSGNGGGVDAYGEILAGDAARGLASVCARCAGLGPTCCEMSPGQEEACFPVSDLERQRISDHVALTRGGFVEEANSRAFVANLHRLFPRERRVVDALFPPKGTHLRLSTDAHGRCQFLTGTGCALPNEVRPYYCRVFPFWVVSGKLAVFAPGGCLACREGRSVAGMLASLQVRAEFLLDLHCRLRLAWGFPPEEGMAFVTPALARFHP, encoded by the coding sequence ATGAGCGGGAATGGAGGCGGGGTGGACGCATACGGGGAGATCCTGGCCGGGGACGCCGCGCGCGGCCTGGCGTCTGTCTGCGCCCGGTGCGCCGGGCTTGGCCCCACCTGCTGCGAGATGTCGCCAGGACAGGAGGAGGCCTGCTTTCCGGTCTCCGACCTGGAGCGTCAGCGCATCAGCGACCATGTGGCCCTGACCCGGGGCGGGTTTGTGGAAGAGGCGAATTCCCGGGCCTTCGTCGCCAATCTGCATCGGCTTTTTCCCCGGGAACGCCGGGTGGTGGACGCCCTTTTCCCGCCAAAGGGGACGCATCTGCGCCTGTCCACCGACGCCCATGGCCGGTGCCAGTTTTTGACGGGCACGGGGTGCGCCTTGCCAAACGAGGTACGCCCGTATTATTGTCGCGTTTTCCCGTTCTGGGTCGTATCCGGGAAATTGGCCGTCTTCGCCCCGGGCGGTTGTCTGGCCTGCCGCGAGGGCCGTTCCGTCGCGGGGATGCTTGCAAGCCTCCAGGTCCGGGCGGAATTCCTTCTTGATCTACACTGCCGGTTGCGGCTGGCCTGGGGTTTTCCTCCTGAGGAGGGCATGGCCTTCGTCACCCCCGCCCTAGCGAGATTCCATCCGTGA